The Pedobacter roseus genome contains a region encoding:
- the bglX gene encoding beta-glucosidase BglX, translating into MKRANILVVFLTLLVLNGSAQTKKPLSTEEAKMNTFISNLMAKMTVDEKIGQLNLPSSGDITTGQANSSDISKKIKEGQVGGLFNIKGVDKIKAVQKIAVENSRMKIPLLFGMDVIHGYNTVFPIPLGVSCIWDMATVQKSARIAAIEASASGINWTFSPMVDISRDPRWGRISEGSGEDAYLGSQIAAAMVRGYQGKLQANNEILACVKHYALYGAAEAGRDYNTTDMSKVRMYNEYFPPYKAAVDAGAASIMASFNEVDGIPATGSKWLMTDVLRNQWGFKGFVVTDYTGIPEMIAHGMGDLQTVSALALNAGVDMDMVGEGFLGTLKKSLAEKKVGIAQIDRACRLVLQAKYKLGLFTDPYKFCNAERAQKEVFSPANRQVAREVAGESFVLLKNNNNLLPLKKSGTIGLIGPLADNTANMYGTWSVAALFDQSVTVLQGLKNALGNNAKVLTARGANFLADSTMEHRYVNIHNPTYKRDPRTEAEMIKEALEVAKKSDVIVATIGEGSEFTGESSSVTDIQIPETQKNLLKALAKTGKPVVLVLFTGRPLALNWEQENIPAILNVWFPGSEAGSAIADVLFGDVNPSGKLSTTFPQNVGQVPLYYAHKNTGRPLAEGKWFEKFRSNYLDVSNDPLYPFGFGLSYTTFNYGDIKLSSNTLTKGKSITASVTLNNTGKYDGKEVVQLYIQDLVGSITRPVKELKGFQKVNLKAGESKTITFNISENDLKFYNSDLKFVAEPGDFKVFIGTNSRDVKEASFTLK; encoded by the coding sequence ATGAAGAGAGCGAATATCCTGGTTGTTTTTTTAACACTGCTTGTACTGAACGGATCAGCACAAACCAAAAAACCTCTTTCGACAGAAGAGGCAAAGATGAATACTTTCATCAGCAACCTGATGGCGAAAATGACCGTTGACGAAAAAATTGGTCAGCTGAACCTGCCAAGTTCTGGTGATATTACCACCGGACAGGCCAATAGCAGCGACATTTCTAAAAAAATAAAAGAAGGACAGGTTGGTGGTTTATTCAACATCAAAGGTGTAGATAAGATTAAAGCCGTTCAAAAAATCGCGGTAGAAAACAGCCGTATGAAAATTCCTTTACTTTTCGGAATGGACGTGATCCACGGTTACAATACGGTATTCCCGATTCCTTTGGGCGTAAGCTGTATCTGGGATATGGCAACCGTACAAAAATCAGCGAGGATTGCGGCAATTGAAGCAAGTGCCAGTGGCATCAACTGGACCTTCTCTCCTATGGTAGATATTTCAAGAGATCCACGTTGGGGCCGCATTTCCGAAGGAAGTGGTGAAGATGCTTATTTAGGCTCGCAGATTGCAGCCGCTATGGTAAGAGGGTATCAAGGTAAACTTCAGGCCAATAACGAAATTTTAGCCTGTGTAAAACACTATGCCTTATATGGCGCAGCAGAAGCCGGTAGAGATTACAATACCACCGATATGAGTAAAGTGCGTATGTACAACGAATATTTCCCACCTTACAAAGCAGCTGTTGATGCCGGAGCGGCCAGCATAATGGCTTCTTTTAACGAAGTTGATGGCATTCCTGCAACCGGAAGCAAATGGTTAATGACTGATGTTTTACGTAATCAATGGGGCTTTAAAGGTTTTGTAGTAACCGATTACACGGGTATCCCTGAAATGATTGCACATGGCATGGGCGATTTACAAACTGTTTCTGCATTGGCACTAAATGCAGGAGTTGATATGGATATGGTTGGTGAAGGCTTTTTAGGAACCTTAAAAAAATCTTTAGCTGAGAAAAAAGTAGGTATCGCGCAAATAGACAGGGCTTGTAGATTAGTACTTCAGGCCAAATACAAACTGGGCTTATTTACCGATCCTTATAAATTCTGCAACGCTGAAAGAGCACAAAAAGAGGTTTTCAGTCCGGCTAACCGCCAGGTGGCACGCGAAGTTGCAGGCGAAAGCTTTGTATTGTTAAAAAACAACAACAATTTACTTCCGCTTAAAAAATCAGGAACTATTGGTTTAATCGGTCCATTGGCCGATAATACCGCGAATATGTACGGTACCTGGAGTGTTGCAGCTCTTTTCGATCAATCGGTAACCGTGCTTCAAGGTTTAAAAAATGCTTTAGGTAACAATGCCAAAGTATTAACGGCCCGTGGTGCCAACTTCCTGGCCGATTCTACCATGGAACACCGTTATGTAAACATCCACAACCCTACTTATAAACGCGATCCACGTACAGAAGCTGAAATGATCAAAGAAGCTTTAGAAGTAGCGAAAAAATCGGATGTAATTGTGGCTACTATTGGCGAAGGGTCTGAATTTACCGGCGAAAGCAGTAGTGTAACCGATATCCAGATTCCTGAAACACAGAAAAACTTATTAAAGGCATTGGCTAAAACAGGTAAACCAGTTGTATTGGTATTATTTACAGGCCGTCCGCTGGCATTAAACTGGGAGCAGGAAAATATCCCGGCCATTTTAAATGTTTGGTTCCCGGGCAGCGAAGCAGGAAGTGCAATTGCCGATGTACTTTTTGGCGATGTTAACCCGTCAGGTAAATTGAGTACCACTTTTCCTCAAAATGTTGGTCAGGTACCATTATATTATGCACATAAAAATACCGGTCGCCCATTGGCAGAAGGTAAATGGTTCGAAAAATTCCGTTCCAATTATCTAGATGTAAGCAACGATCCGCTATACCCATTTGGATTCGGCTTAAGTTATACCACTTTTAACTATGGTGATATTAAATTAAGTTCAAATACCTTAACCAAAGGAAAATCGATCACCGCATCGGTTACTTTAAACAATACAGGTAAGTACGATGGTAAAGAGGTGGTTCAGTTATACATCCAGGATCTTGTAGGTAGTATTACCCGTCCGGTTAAAGAATTAAAAGGTTTCCAAAAGGTGAATTTAAAGGCCGGAGAAAGTAAAACAATCACTTTTAACATTTCGGAGAACGACCTTAAATTTTACAATTCTGATCTAAAATTCGTGGCAGAACCAGGTGATTTTAAAGTATTTATTGGTACCAACTCACGTGATGTAAAAGAAGCATCTTTTACACTGAAATAA
- a CDS encoding carboxylesterase family protein produces MKKILFTICTLFSVLFLNAQDFKKYDRGSYIKGKDSIYYRILFPENFNPDQKYPIVFFLHGSGERGNDNASQLVHGGKLFLKSDVRKNFPAIVVFPQCPQNDFWANANFEKDAKGKRRISFVEGGKPTKVMHALQGMVKNFLKKPYVDKKQVYIGGLSMGAMGTYELLRRERRKFAAAIAICGGDNTNNIKKYQKIPLWIFHGAKDDIVDPAFSIAIAERLKTVGDEVKFTLYPNANHNSWDSAFAEPELLSWLFSHKRQ; encoded by the coding sequence ATGAAAAAGATTTTATTTACAATCTGCACTCTTTTTTCGGTACTCTTTTTAAACGCTCAGGATTTTAAAAAATACGACAGGGGAAGCTATATCAAAGGAAAGGATTCTATCTACTACAGGATACTTTTCCCGGAGAATTTTAATCCCGACCAAAAATATCCGATCGTTTTCTTTTTACATGGAAGTGGAGAAAGAGGTAACGATAATGCCAGTCAACTGGTGCATGGCGGGAAATTATTTCTAAAGAGTGATGTACGCAAAAATTTCCCTGCAATTGTGGTTTTCCCTCAATGTCCGCAGAATGATTTTTGGGCCAATGCCAATTTTGAGAAAGATGCCAAAGGCAAAAGAAGAATCAGTTTTGTAGAAGGTGGCAAACCGACCAAAGTGATGCATGCACTGCAAGGAATGGTTAAAAACTTTCTTAAAAAACCTTATGTAGATAAAAAACAGGTTTATATTGGCGGCTTATCAATGGGTGCAATGGGTACTTACGAACTGTTAAGAAGAGAACGTCGTAAATTTGCCGCTGCTATCGCCATCTGCGGTGGAGACAACACTAACAATATTAAAAAATACCAGAAAATTCCGCTATGGATCTTTCACGGTGCAAAGGATGACATTGTTGATCCGGCATTCTCAATTGCAATTGCTGAACGTTTAAAAACGGTTGGTGATGAAGTAAAGTTTACCCTTTATCCAAATGCAAACCACAACAGCTGGGACAGTGCATTTGCAGAGCCAGAATTATTGAGTTGGTTGTTTTCGCATAAGAGGCAATAG
- a CDS encoding YebC/PmpR family DNA-binding transcriptional regulator, whose translation MGRAFEFRKERKFKRWAKMAVQFTRIGKDIVMAVKESGPHPETNSRLRTAMQNAKAVNMPKDRVEAAIKRASDKSMANYEEIVYEGYAPHGVAVLIETATDNTNRTVANVRSYFNKTDGSLGKTGSLDFVFNRKSIFRFVPAEGLDLEELEFELIDAGLEELYVEADEEGNDIAVAQGAFENFGSLQKALEEKGIELKSSKLERIALSHHEVTEEQAADVLKLIDKLEEDDDVQAVYHNMAE comes from the coding sequence ATGGGAAGAGCATTCGAATTTAGAAAAGAGAGAAAATTTAAGCGTTGGGCCAAAATGGCGGTTCAGTTTACGCGTATCGGTAAAGATATCGTAATGGCAGTAAAGGAATCCGGACCTCATCCGGAAACCAACTCGCGTTTACGTACGGCGATGCAGAATGCGAAGGCGGTAAACATGCCAAAAGATAGGGTAGAGGCGGCTATTAAACGTGCTTCTGATAAATCGATGGCCAATTACGAGGAGATTGTATACGAAGGTTATGCGCCTCATGGTGTTGCAGTTTTAATTGAAACCGCTACTGATAATACCAACCGTACCGTTGCCAATGTTCGTAGCTATTTTAACAAAACTGATGGTTCTTTAGGTAAAACAGGTTCTTTGGACTTCGTTTTTAACCGCAAATCTATTTTCCGTTTTGTACCTGCTGAAGGTTTAGATCTGGAAGAATTAGAGTTCGAACTGATTGATGCTGGTTTAGAGGAACTTTACGTAGAGGCTGATGAAGAAGGAAACGATATTGCCGTTGCACAAGGTGCTTTCGAAAACTTTGGTTCATTGCAAAAAGCCTTGGAAGAAAAAGGCATTGAATTAAAAAGCTCGAAATTGGAGCGAATTGCTTTATCTCATCACGAGGTTACAGAAGAGCAAGCTGCAGATGTACTTAAACTGATTGATAAGCTGGAAGAAGATGATGATGTGCAGGCCGTTTATCACAATATGGCTGAATAA
- a CDS encoding NAD-dependent epimerase/dehydratase family protein: MQEKIVVLGSNGQIGTELVTMLRKIYGDDHVVACDIRRPDYDIKNSAPFEFVNVLDKEMINGIFHKYKPTQVYLLAALLSATGEQNPKLAWDLNMNGLLNVLDLALEYKTAKVYWPSSIAVFGPNSPKDNTSQYCVMDPNTVYGISKLAGERWCEYYNQKYGLDVRSIRYPGLISWKAAPGGGTTDYAIHIFHDALKKGSYQSFLNAETELPMMYMDDAIRGTIELMDAPADQISVRSSYNFGGVSFTPEILAAEIRKHIPDFTLSYAANDPRQQIANSWPRSIDDSYAAKDWGWKPEFDLSKLTIDMLNNLKK, translated from the coding sequence ATGCAAGAAAAAATTGTTGTTTTAGGCTCTAACGGGCAAATTGGTACCGAGTTGGTAACCATGTTACGTAAAATATATGGTGATGATCACGTAGTTGCATGCGATATACGCAGGCCGGATTACGACATCAAAAACTCTGCACCGTTTGAATTTGTGAATGTGCTGGATAAAGAAATGATCAATGGCATTTTTCATAAGTACAAACCAACACAGGTATACCTTTTAGCAGCTTTATTATCGGCTACAGGAGAGCAAAATCCTAAATTAGCATGGGATTTAAATATGAATGGTTTGCTGAATGTTTTAGATTTAGCATTAGAATATAAAACAGCAAAAGTATATTGGCCAAGCTCTATTGCCGTATTTGGTCCGAATTCGCCAAAAGATAATACTTCACAATATTGTGTAATGGATCCGAATACCGTTTACGGAATCAGTAAATTGGCCGGAGAACGTTGGTGCGAGTATTACAACCAAAAATACGGATTGGATGTACGCAGTATCCGTTATCCGGGATTAATCAGCTGGAAAGCTGCCCCAGGTGGTGGTACAACCGATTATGCGATCCACATTTTTCACGATGCCTTAAAAAAAGGAAGCTACCAAAGCTTCTTAAATGCAGAAACGGAATTGCCAATGATGTATATGGATGATGCGATCCGCGGAACCATCGAATTAATGGATGCACCGGCTGATCAGATTTCGGTACGTAGCAGTTACAATTTTGGAGGGGTAAGTTTTACGCCTGAGATATTGGCAGCGGAAATCAGAAAACATATTCCGGATTTTACCTTATCTTACGCGGCTAATGATCCCCGTCAGCAGATCGCAAACAGCTGGCCACGTTCTATCGACGACAGTTATGCTGCAAAAGATTGGGGATGGAAACCAGAGTTCGATTTATCGAAACTGACAATTGATATGTTAAATAATTTAAAGAAATAA
- a CDS encoding sigma-70 family RNA polymerase sigma factor, with translation MTPFEPDRSEDLLNRLKQDDKQAYEKIYFTFSKELLYAAYKKTGDRVIAEELVQNIFISLWEKRQDLQINNLQAYLFGALKLSVINHIRSLVMENKYMEYQMLTYSENHQDTANLVDLHDLSSIIEEGINSLPEKTQEVFRLSRYQHQSTKDIATGLNITEKAVEYHITRSIKRIKEYIKNFYIFL, from the coding sequence ATGACTCCTTTTGAGCCTGACAGATCTGAAGATTTACTTAACCGCCTAAAACAGGACGATAAGCAGGCTTACGAAAAAATATATTTTACTTTTAGCAAGGAGCTGCTTTATGCGGCCTACAAAAAAACAGGCGATCGGGTAATTGCGGAAGAACTGGTACAGAATATTTTTATCTCCCTTTGGGAAAAACGGCAGGATTTGCAGATTAATAACCTGCAGGCCTATTTATTCGGTGCCCTAAAATTAAGTGTGATCAACCACATCCGCAGTTTGGTAATGGAAAACAAATACATGGAATACCAAATGCTCACCTATTCCGAAAATCACCAGGATACCGCCAACCTGGTCGATCTGCATGATTTATCGTCGATTATAGAAGAAGGAATCAATTCCCTACCCGAAAAAACACAGGAAGTTTTCAGACTGAGTCGCTACCAACATCAATCTACCAAAGATATTGCCACTGGCTTAAACATTACCGAAAAAGCGGTAGAGTACCACATTACCCGCTCAATTAAAAGAATAAAAGAATACATTAAAAACTTTTACATCTTTTTATAG